A region from the Aegilops tauschii subsp. strangulata cultivar AL8/78 chromosome 5, Aet v6.0, whole genome shotgun sequence genome encodes:
- the LOC141022689 gene encoding uncharacterized protein: MPPRRDNRRNAAGGDNNGNDVPPYMQQLLQGQAQLIQLLVQHQNNNNNNNNPPPPPPVDMLTRFLRLNPQRFSSSPEPIVADDWLRAVNRNLETVGSTDAERVRFASHLLEGTAAAWWDNYLVTYPIATITWPQFQDAFRAAHVSVGAMSLKKKEFRSLRQGGRTVNAYVEEFNNLARYAPNDVNTDAARQEKFLEGLNDELSLQLTVATFRNCQDLIDKAIVLEGKQQAIENRKRKYNNNNRYNSGPQQKPRTSYHGNGGNGHHNHHGGNDHNHHGGNGHNHNGHHHHNGHKSNNGNGRGNGNGNGNGNGGNNNQNHQVTRAPKDLSQVQCFRCKAMGHYATDCPGAKNSGSSKPNPFQKGHVNHVNVEEVYNEPDAVIGKFLINSVPAVVLFDTGASHSFISRVFVDKHGLPTKTLSMPIRVSSPGAEMIAGVGCHQLMLSIGKHEFPTDLIILKSQGLDIILGMDWLQLYKGRIDCAS, translated from the coding sequence ATGCCGCCGAGGCGTGATAATAGGCGTAATGCTGCAGGAGGAGACAACAATGGCAATGATGTACCACCATACATGCAGCAGTTGCTTCAGGGACAGGCTCAGTTGATCCAGTTGCTTGTCCAGCACCagaacaacaacaataacaacaacaatccgccgccaccgccacctgTGGATATGCTTACCAGGTTCTTGAGGTTGAATCCTCAGAGGTTCTCCAGTTCTCCTGAACCTATTGtggctgatgactggctccgtgcaGTCAATAGGAACCTGGAGACGGTTGGATCCACAGATGCAGAGAGGGTGAGGTTTGCCTCACATTTGTTGGAGGGTACTGCTGCAGCTTGGTGGGACAACTACTTGGTCACTTATCCCATTGCTACTATCACATGGCCTCAGTTTCAGGACGCTTTTCGTGCTGCACATGTGTCTGTTGGTGCTATGAGTCTGAAAAAGAAGGAGTTCCGCAGTTTGCGCCAGGGAGGTCGCACAGTTAATGCGTATGTGGAGGAATTTAATAATCTTGCACGTTATGCTCCTAATGATGTTAACACTGATGCAGCTAGGCAGGAGAAATTCTTGGAGGGCCTTAATGATGAGTTGAGCCTTCAGTTGACAGTGGCCACTTTTAGGAATTGTCAGGACCTGATTGATAAGGCTATTGTGCTGGAGGGAAAGCAACAGGCCATAGAGAATCGCAAGAGGAAGTATAACAACAATAATAGGTATAATTCAGGACCACAGCAGAAGCCACGCACTTCATATCATGGTAATGGAGGTAATGGGCATCATAATCATCATGGAGGTAATGATCATAATCATCATGGCGGGAATGGCCACAACCAtaatggccaccatcatcatAATGGGCACAAGAGTAACAATGGCAATGGTAGAGGTAATGGTAATGGTAATGGTAATGGCAATGGAGGGAACAATAACCAGAACCACCAGGTTACACGTGCGCCAAAGGATTTGAGTCAGGTGCAGTGCTTCAGGTGTAAGGCTATGGGGCACTATGCCACAGATTGCCCAGGGGCGAAGAACTCAGGATCAAGCAAGCCAAACCCCTTCCAAAAGGGTCATGTAAATCatgttaatgtggaggaggtttaCAATGAACCTGATGCAGTGATTGGTAAGTTCTTGATTAATTCAGTACCTGcagttgttctttttgatactggtgcatcgcattcattcatttCGAGGGTATTTGTTGATAAACATGGATTGCCAACCAAAACACTTAGTATGCCTATTAGAGTGAGTTCCCCAGGAGCTGAGATGATAGCAGGTGTTGGTTGTCATCAGTTGATGTTGTCTATTGGGAAGCATGAGTTTCCTACAGATTTGATTATATTAAAGTCACAAGGTCTGGATAttattttgggtatggattggttgcaGTTATATAAAGGTCGTATTGATTGTGCCAGTTGA